The DNA region TGTCACACTATTTACATAGGTGGCGAACACAACATGACCAGATGGCAGCCTCCGAGGTAGCCCACTCAGGCGGAATCTTCCCTTTTCAATACTTCATGAGCCTGTAACATTGCATTGTAGAATGGCCTTTCTAGAAGTGTGTACATAACTATACTCTAGAACCATATATCTCTCAACGGGATCTTACAGGCAATTCACTGCCGAAAAGACCTCTCCAATCTTCAAATGCCGACTCAATAATTCGTTCCCAAGCCGTTTCTTTTGGCCTGCAGTGATTGGAGGCGAGGCGATCTCCCTCATTTGTAGGATATCTAAGCATGGATGGAATTAGTACCGCGGTAGAAGGAATTGCAAGATGTGTAAGATGTATTCATTAGTATACCATGCGTTCTGCTATCTATACAAAAGATTAAATGACGTCATTAATACAATGAGTTAATAGGTATACCGGTAATCAGGATAGCGATCCCCCAACCGCCTAAGCTGCTCCTCGTACGAGCACTCCTCCGTCCCCTCCAAAATCCTCGCCCGACGAGTCCCCTTCCACCTATTCAACTTCCGCAAAAGCAAAACCTGCCCACCATAAGAACCATGCCAACAGCCACCAACGCAATGTTAAACCTTGCCCCGAGATTATAATACAGCACCGAACTCTTCGGGTAGATCTACGTACTCAGGATCCCCTGCTGCTGGTGGAAATAAACCCCATCGCAATCGCGGTGGCGCGGCGGTTATATCCCGCGCTGTTGTTCGGCGCCCAGCTGATCAGGCACGGCGAGCAGGAGTAGATCCCCGTTACGAAGATGACGAGTGCTGCGTAGCGCGTGGCCAGACTGCGGCCGACGAGTAGGAGAGCTGCGCCGATGAGGGCGATGAGCATTGTCACGAGGAGCCCGCAGGCGTACGGGGGCACGGTCATGAGTTGTGTTGTTGTGCTGCTGTAGCCGAGGGCTTCCACGATGGAGGGGGAGAAGTAGGCGAGGCCGAAGAGGCAGACGCTGTTGGTGAAGAGGACGGCGCATAGGTTCCAAACGTGGAGGTCTAGAAGCACTGAGGCGACCTTTTTAATGGTGACTTTTTCTGTCTCGAAGTGGTTTGCGTCGAGTTGCATGCGGGAAATGCAATGCTCGGCATGCCCTGATGGAGAGTGAGAGCCGTCCTGGGGCCGTTCGGGagcatgaagaagaagagaccGAAGGACACGGTAAATAGGCCCTTCAAAATGAAAATCCATTGCCAGCCCCGAAGGCTCCGGGTACAGTCCATCTGCTGGATGGCAGCTGCCAGCAGGCCAGAAAACGCACCACTCACGGATGccgcggagaagaagagcgcaATGTGTACCTGTAGCTCATGACGCCGGTAGAATCATGACAGGTAGAGGATGATTCCGGGGAATAGGCCACCTTCAAACAGTCCTAGGGAGAAACGGCAGGCAGCAAATCCTCCGAAAGCGTGCGACTTTGCTCTGGACGACTGTGATGAGCCCCCACATGGTGCATAGTGTTGGAAGAAGAATTCGAGGCCCGACTTTCTTCAAGATGAGATTGGAAAGGAGTTCGGCGAGGATATAGGGTATGTAGATAGCCGTGATAGCTTTTTGTATTAGTAACTCCGTCTTGTGTAGACAATGGTTCGGAATACCCACCACCACATTTGTACTCATAGTCCGATAGCTTGAGATCTTTGTCCGTTCCGGCCTGTAGAATACCTTATGAGTAACAATATCCATAGCTGGACAAAACGGGGACAAATAAATTTACAATTCGTGCATTGCCAGCATTAGCACGGTTCAGCCAGGCGAGGAAATATAATATCAGGGCCATCGGCATCAGCAGAATGTCAAGCCTCAAGAGCGTCTGCTGCTCCAAACGACGCTCTTTTGCAGTAGGTTGCACCTCTTCGGTGGAGACGTGCTTTGCCACAAGAAAGTCAGCATCTTTAGGTATTTTGTCCATCGTTTCAAAATATTAGAGGCAGGAACCAGCTGGCTAGATCTCAAATGTGTGCAATGCATAGTCCCCTGCTGGGGAGAGCACAGCGTGAATATTTATATAGATAGCCAAGGACGCAGACATTGGGCTTAATTAACAACGATGGCAGCCAGATGTAAAATAGCACACTCCCCCAGGACCGTGGAATCAGCAATTGCTCGATTCGCCAAACATGCCCAGCCAGATTATGGTGGAAATGACCCGTCTCGTCCCCGCTTCGGGCCCAGACCAGATTATCCGGGGTCAAATCTGGGGTTGAAATCCGGGGAAAGACGTGTTACTCCAATTTCCCTATCAGGACGCCTCGGTTAGTGTAGAGTCACATCGGTTAATGCCGCTGCAATTATTCAATGTAAAAAGATCACTGTTGGTGAAGATTTCGTATGTATTTTCGTATATCTTGAACAAAATTTTCTGAATGTATAGCATATCCCCGCAATCATCTTCAAGCAAAGATATGATACCTGAGAGAATTAAAAGATTGCAAACAATGATATTATTCCTACTTGCGAACTTGAAGAGTTGAATAACTGCCTGAGGCAGGGATGCGGCATCTATATCTCCTTTCCCGCGTCAACTTTCTAGCCTCGTAGCCCTCAGCGTTTGACAGGAAGGAATTCCACAAAGTACCTCTGGTATAAGGTTGCTTTGTCGACAGTCAAGTCATAAAGGAATGCTTTGCAATGGATACTACCGAGATATTTTGACGGCAGACCTCTCACGAACATATGACGAACACAGCATGAGTAGATGGTAGCCTAGGCAGCCTACAGACAGAACTTT from Aspergillus chevalieri M1 DNA, chromosome 2, nearly complete sequence includes:
- a CDS encoding uncharacterized protein (COG:G;~EggNog:ENOG410PFT2;~InterPro:IPR036259;~TransMembrane:3 (i68-88o108-132i139-160o)); amino-acid sequence: MDFHFEGPIYRVLRSLLLHAPERPQDGSHSPSGHAEHCISRMQLDANHFETEKVTIKKVASVLLDLHVWNLCAVLFTNSVCLFGLAYFSPSIVEALGYSSTTTQLMTVPPYACGLLVTMLIALIGAALLLVGRSLATRYAALVIFVTGIYSCSPCLISWAPNNSAGYNRRATAIAMGFISTSSRGS